A single genomic interval of Plantibacter sp. Leaf314 harbors:
- the ppk2 gene encoding polyphosphate kinase 2, with product MQQLVSHYAPPPPLDRMDGYQVVDVDDDDPILLDAAGSHIDTWREGYPYAERMSREQYESDKRLLQIELLKLQNWIKANDRRLVVVFEGRDAAGKGGTIKRFTEHLNPRGARVVALEKPTARESTQWYFQRYVQHLPAAGEIVLFDRSWYNRAGVERVMGFCTPAQYDEFMRQAPLFEQMLVGDGVDLVKFWFSVSADEQRTRFAIRQVDPVRQWKLSPMDLASLDKWGDYTRAKEAMLEATDTPDAPWTIVKSNDKKRARVEAMRHVLHRFDYANKDHEVVGTPDTNIVGPAASVYERGERSDAV from the coding sequence ATGCAGCAACTCGTCTCGCACTACGCTCCGCCGCCCCCGCTCGACCGGATGGACGGCTACCAGGTGGTCGACGTCGACGACGACGACCCGATCCTGCTCGACGCCGCCGGCTCCCACATCGACACGTGGCGCGAGGGCTACCCGTACGCGGAGCGCATGTCGCGCGAGCAGTACGAGAGCGACAAGCGGCTGCTCCAGATCGAGCTGTTGAAGCTGCAGAACTGGATCAAGGCGAACGACCGGCGCCTCGTCGTCGTGTTCGAGGGGCGTGACGCCGCCGGTAAGGGCGGGACGATCAAGCGGTTCACCGAGCACCTCAACCCGCGCGGTGCCCGTGTCGTCGCGCTCGAGAAGCCGACGGCCCGTGAGTCCACCCAGTGGTACTTCCAGCGGTACGTGCAGCACCTGCCGGCCGCCGGCGAGATCGTGCTGTTCGACCGCTCCTGGTACAACCGCGCCGGCGTCGAACGGGTCATGGGGTTCTGCACACCCGCGCAGTACGACGAGTTCATGCGCCAGGCCCCGCTGTTCGAGCAGATGCTCGTCGGCGACGGGGTCGACCTCGTGAAGTTCTGGTTCTCCGTCTCCGCGGACGAGCAGCGCACCCGCTTCGCGATCCGCCAGGTGGACCCGGTCCGGCAGTGGAAGCTGTCGCCGATGGACCTCGCCTCGCTCGACAAGTGGGGTGACTACACCCGGGCGAAGGAGGCGATGCTCGAAGCGACCGACACCCCCGACGCCCCGTGGACCATCGTGAAGAGCAACGACAAGAAGCGCGCCCGAGTGGAGGCGATGCGGCACGTGCTGCACCGCTTCGACTATGCGAACAAGGACCACGAGGTGGTGGGGACCCCGGACACGAACATCGTCGGACCCGCGGCCTCGGTCTACGAGCGCGGCGAGCGGAGCGACGCGGTCTGA
- a CDS encoding GNAT family N-acetyltransferase: MTTEFANETDAQRYTMHVDGQLVSVVDYRISGDSISFPRTFTTPPFRGKGYAGELVAYAVDDVEQHSDRRIVPMCWYVGEWFDAHPERQDLLTRSAS, translated from the coding sequence ATGACCACCGAGTTTGCCAACGAGACCGACGCCCAGCGATACACCATGCACGTCGACGGCCAGCTGGTGAGCGTCGTCGACTACCGGATCTCCGGCGACTCGATCTCGTTCCCCCGCACCTTCACGACGCCGCCGTTCCGCGGCAAGGGGTACGCGGGCGAACTCGTCGCCTACGCGGTCGACGACGTCGAGCAGCACAGCGACCGTCGGATCGTCCCGATGTGCTGGTACGTCGGCGAGTGGTTCGACGCCCACCCGGAGCGCCAGGACCTCCTCACCCGCTCCGCGAGCTGA
- a CDS encoding site-specific DNA-methyltransferase: MSLAAAAPDGPPLWTHDGPDLVLEGDNLDVVAQLPDEAFTLIYLDPPFNTGRVQRRHSSTSVRTAETGVNRFAGFKGQAYERIRGDLRRFDDAFDDYWGFLEPRLVEAWRVLAADGTLYLHLDYREAHYAKVLLDALFGRECFLNEIIWAYDYGAKAQSRWPTKHDTILVYVKDPKGYHFDNATVDREPYMAPGLVTAEKAARGKLPTDVWWHTIVSPTGREKTGYPTQKPEGILRRIVQASSREGDWVLDFFAGSGTTGAVAKALGRRYVLVDENPQALEIIRARLAR, translated from the coding sequence ATGTCCCTCGCCGCAGCAGCTCCCGACGGGCCGCCGCTGTGGACGCACGACGGCCCGGACCTCGTGCTCGAAGGCGACAACCTCGACGTCGTGGCGCAGCTGCCCGACGAGGCGTTCACGCTCATCTACCTCGACCCGCCGTTCAACACGGGCCGGGTGCAGCGCCGCCACTCCTCGACCTCGGTGCGCACGGCCGAGACGGGCGTGAACCGGTTCGCGGGGTTCAAGGGGCAGGCGTACGAGCGCATCCGCGGCGACCTCCGACGGTTCGACGACGCCTTCGACGACTATTGGGGCTTCCTCGAACCACGACTCGTCGAGGCCTGGCGGGTCCTCGCCGCCGACGGCACGCTCTACCTCCACCTCGACTACCGCGAGGCCCACTACGCCAAGGTGCTGCTCGACGCCCTCTTCGGCCGCGAGTGCTTCCTCAACGAGATCATCTGGGCGTACGACTACGGCGCGAAGGCGCAGAGCCGCTGGCCGACGAAGCACGACACGATCCTCGTCTACGTGAAGGACCCGAAGGGGTACCACTTCGACAACGCGACCGTGGACCGCGAGCCCTACATGGCGCCCGGTCTCGTCACCGCGGAGAAGGCCGCACGCGGCAAGCTGCCGACGGACGTCTGGTGGCACACGATCGTGTCGCCGACCGGCCGCGAGAAGACCGGCTACCCGACGCAGAAGCCGGAGGGGATCCTCCGCCGGATCGTGCAGGCCTCCTCCCGCGAGGGCGACTGGGTGCTCGACTTCTTCGCCGGCAGCGGCACGACGGGCGCGGTGGCGAAGGCGCTCGGACGTCGGTACGTGCTCGTCGACGAGAACCCGCAGGCGCTCGAGATCATCCGGGCCCGGCTGGCCCGGTAG
- a CDS encoding LacI family DNA-binding transcriptional regulator, which produces MLSGQGAPTLEMVAARAGVSRATVSRVVNGSSKVTPEVVAVVNEAIAALDYVPNRAARSLASRRTQVIALVVPESTARVFSDPFFASVVQGVALELAETDYTLNLLIASEANSEKTRRYLLGGNVDGALVVSHHSGDHSYTRLGRELPIVFGGRPMGADVVDSTYVDVDNVAGARSAARCLIDAGRTHIATIAGRQDMPGGVDRLAGWRAELTEAGLSADLIEVGDFSPADGAAAMRRLLARGVPIDGLFAANDQMAAGAYSVIREAGLTIPGDIAVVGYDDDRYGETAAPPLTTIAQSPVDLGTEMARVLVRRLAGEPVERVTVMPTRLVSRASV; this is translated from the coding sequence ATGCTGTCCGGTCAAGGAGCCCCCACGCTCGAGATGGTCGCCGCCCGCGCGGGTGTCTCGCGCGCCACGGTCTCCCGGGTGGTCAACGGTTCCTCGAAGGTCACGCCGGAGGTCGTCGCCGTCGTGAACGAGGCCATCGCGGCGCTCGACTACGTGCCGAACCGCGCCGCCCGATCGCTGGCCTCGCGCCGGACGCAGGTCATCGCGCTCGTCGTCCCGGAGTCGACCGCCCGCGTGTTCTCGGACCCGTTCTTCGCCTCCGTCGTGCAGGGGGTCGCCCTCGAGCTCGCCGAGACCGACTACACGCTGAACCTCCTCATCGCCTCCGAGGCGAACTCCGAGAAGACCCGTCGCTACCTGCTCGGCGGCAACGTCGACGGGGCGCTCGTCGTCTCCCATCACAGCGGCGACCACTCGTACACGCGACTCGGCCGGGAGCTGCCGATCGTGTTCGGCGGTCGCCCCATGGGCGCCGACGTCGTCGACAGCACCTACGTCGACGTCGACAACGTGGCGGGTGCGCGGAGTGCGGCGCGCTGCCTGATCGACGCGGGTCGCACGCACATCGCGACGATCGCCGGTCGGCAGGACATGCCAGGCGGGGTGGACCGCCTCGCCGGATGGCGCGCTGAACTGACCGAGGCCGGCCTGTCCGCCGACCTCATCGAGGTGGGCGACTTCTCCCCCGCCGACGGCGCCGCCGCCATGCGTCGCCTGCTCGCGCGCGGGGTGCCGATCGACGGGCTCTTCGCGGCGAACGACCAGATGGCCGCCGGCGCTTACTCCGTCATCCGCGAGGCCGGACTGACGATCCCCGGTGACATCGCCGTGGTCGGCTACGACGACGACCGCTACGGCGAGACGGCAGCGCCGCCGCTCACGACCATCGCGCAGTCGCCCGTCGATCTGGGCACCGAGATGGCCCGGGTACTGGTGCGACGCCTCGCGGGTGAGCCGGTCGAGCGCGTCACCGTCATGCCGACCCGGCTCGTGTCGCGCGCCTCGGTGTAG